One Desulfobulbus propionicus DSM 2032 DNA segment encodes these proteins:
- a CDS encoding NAD(P)/FAD-dependent oxidoreductase: MENIYDVVIVGAGPAGMTAAIYAIRANMRVLMLDRLSPGGQMINTNEIENYTGAGKLSGAELAIKMFEHTQELGVEFDYKTVIDISNGGPLKTLTCEEDNTVYQARAVILATGTVPRRLGVPGEDQWAGSGISWCAICDGAQYRDKEVVVIGGGNSAVEESIYLAGICTKLTIVTMFDLTADPKACDQLRRMANVTIYPYQEVLEFTGEDRLTGVRFKSTKEDATERYVSCDGVFEYIGFQASSQAFAKLGIVDRTGCIETDARMRTKVPGIFGAGDITVKHLRQIVTACSDGAVAANSAASYVESLKQ, encoded by the coding sequence ATGGAGAATATCTACGATGTCGTCATCGTCGGCGCCGGGCCTGCCGGCATGACCGCGGCCATCTATGCCATCCGGGCCAACATGAGGGTCTTGATGCTCGATCGGCTCTCACCGGGCGGACAGATGATCAACACCAACGAGATCGAAAACTACACCGGTGCCGGTAAACTGAGCGGCGCCGAGCTGGCGATCAAGATGTTCGAACACACTCAGGAATTGGGGGTGGAATTCGACTACAAGACTGTGATCGACATCAGCAACGGCGGTCCGCTCAAGACCCTCACCTGTGAAGAGGACAACACCGTCTACCAAGCGCGGGCGGTCATTCTCGCCACCGGTACCGTGCCCCGGCGGCTCGGCGTGCCCGGCGAGGATCAGTGGGCCGGCTCCGGCATCAGCTGGTGCGCCATCTGCGACGGCGCCCAGTATCGCGACAAGGAGGTGGTGGTCATCGGCGGCGGCAACTCGGCGGTCGAGGAGTCCATCTACCTGGCCGGCATCTGCACCAAGTTGACCATCGTCACCATGTTCGACCTGACCGCCGACCCCAAGGCCTGCGACCAGCTGCGCAGGATGGCCAACGTCACCATTTACCCTTATCAGGAAGTGCTGGAGTTCACCGGCGAGGACCGTCTCACCGGCGTGCGCTTCAAATCGACCAAGGAAGACGCCACCGAGCGCTACGTGTCCTGTGACGGCGTGTTCGAGTACATCGGCTTTCAAGCCTCTTCCCAGGCCTTTGCCAAGCTCGGCATCGTCGACCGCACCGGCTGCATCGAAACCGATGCCCGCATGCGCACCAAGGTCCCGGGCATCTTCGGTGCCGGCGACATCACCGTCAAACATCTGCGCCAGATCGTCACCGCCTGTTCCGATGGCGCGGTGGCGGCCAACAGCGCAGCCTCCTACGTCGAATCCCTTAAACAGTGA
- a CDS encoding thioredoxin family protein: MITEITEKEYESLDHAAPKLIEFYSKTCGPCKMLSFVLKDIAKQKPEFPIYIIDFDENRDLKERLGVKGFPTMLFFKDGTEASRLEGLKQKPAIIKAIEAIA; encoded by the coding sequence ATGATCACCGAAATCACCGAAAAAGAGTACGAGTCGCTCGATCACGCCGCCCCCAAGCTGATCGAGTTCTATTCCAAGACCTGCGGGCCGTGCAAGATGCTCTCCTTCGTCCTCAAGGACATAGCCAAGCAGAAGCCCGAGTTCCCCATCTACATCATCGATTTCGACGAGAATCGGGACCTGAAGGAACGCCTCGGCGTCAAGGGCTTTCCCACCATGCTGTTCTTCAAGGACGGCACCGAGGCCAGCCGCCTGGAAGGCCTCAAGCAAAAACCCGCCATCATCAAAGCGATCGAAGCGATCGCCTGA
- a CDS encoding aryl-sulfate sulfotransferase: MSTKVRYISEDHLITRQNRAEKEFLAAFQTEQPTFGQPKVVVNPYLINPLCALVLFTTPTPVAPTLTVHGKRYERENLTHTFKAATEHILPVLGLYEDFANTVTVSLPGGETTTLTIQTGKLPGDVCRCLNIQASLDYLGDNLMFLTPAGKNLPVAYDYKGDIRWMLTENTMFDIKRVRNGNIVTGSSRFCHMPYNCTGLIEINLLGKIYKEYRMPGNYHHDHFEMEDGNLLALTQDFFRDTVEDMCVLLDRNTGEILKTWDYRDALPMDVAGSGSQDAHDWFHNNAVWYDKRTHSLTLSGRHQDAVINLDYETGKLNWIIGDPEGWPQDMVDKYFFKPVGDLSKFDWQYEQHACVVCPNGDVMCFDNGQYRAKSKENYIENRNNFSRGVRYRIDTDKMEIEQIWQYGKERGQEFFSPYICNVEYYDEGHYMIHSGGIGREDGYAAKALGPFLNADAPNVELRSITVEEKDGVVLYQLETEGNFYRAEKLPLYHGGDNLVLGDGKLLGSLEVTEEFDTVPEAEEVFTLPSSFHNIFIEEDEDRFVFHGRFEKGTLAMLCLENEKESHNYFLNTSATWHLAMCSGAFLEKDERDIKMHVSKLGLSGVFKVKLIINDKKYQTGVTICCS, encoded by the coding sequence ATGAGCACAAAAGTCCGTTATATCAGCGAGGATCACCTCATCACCCGCCAGAATCGCGCCGAAAAAGAATTTCTCGCCGCCTTCCAGACCGAGCAGCCAACCTTCGGGCAGCCCAAGGTGGTGGTCAACCCCTACCTGATCAATCCGCTCTGCGCCCTGGTGCTGTTCACCACCCCGACTCCCGTGGCCCCGACCCTCACCGTCCACGGCAAACGCTATGAGCGCGAGAACCTCACCCACACCTTCAAGGCGGCCACCGAGCACATCCTGCCCGTGCTCGGCCTCTACGAGGACTTCGCCAACACCGTGACCGTCAGCCTGCCGGGCGGCGAAACCACCACCCTGACCATCCAGACCGGCAAGCTGCCCGGCGACGTGTGCCGCTGCCTCAACATCCAGGCCTCGCTCGACTATCTCGGCGACAACCTCATGTTCCTCACCCCGGCCGGCAAGAATCTGCCCGTCGCCTACGATTACAAGGGCGATATCCGCTGGATGCTCACCGAGAACACCATGTTCGACATCAAGCGGGTGCGAAACGGCAACATCGTCACCGGCTCCAGCCGCTTCTGCCACATGCCCTACAACTGCACCGGTCTGATCGAGATCAACCTCTTGGGCAAGATCTACAAGGAATACCGCATGCCGGGCAACTACCACCACGACCACTTCGAGATGGAGGACGGCAACCTCCTCGCCCTCACCCAGGACTTCTTCCGCGACACGGTGGAGGACATGTGCGTGCTGCTCGACCGCAACACCGGCGAGATCCTCAAAACCTGGGACTACCGCGATGCACTGCCCATGGACGTGGCCGGCTCCGGCTCGCAGGACGCCCATGACTGGTTCCACAACAACGCCGTCTGGTACGACAAGCGCACCCACAGCCTGACCCTGTCCGGCCGGCATCAGGACGCGGTGATCAACCTCGACTACGAGACCGGCAAGCTCAACTGGATCATCGGCGACCCGGAAGGCTGGCCGCAAGACATGGTCGACAAGTACTTCTTCAAGCCGGTGGGCGACCTGTCCAAATTCGACTGGCAGTACGAGCAGCACGCCTGCGTGGTCTGCCCGAACGGCGACGTGATGTGCTTCGACAACGGCCAGTACCGCGCCAAGTCCAAGGAGAACTACATCGAGAACCGCAACAACTTCTCCCGCGGCGTCCGCTACCGCATCGACACCGACAAGATGGAGATCGAGCAGATCTGGCAGTACGGCAAGGAGCGCGGCCAGGAGTTCTTCAGCCCCTACATCTGCAACGTCGAGTACTATGACGAGGGGCACTACATGATCCATTCCGGCGGCATTGGCCGCGAGGACGGCTACGCCGCCAAGGCGCTCGGACCCTTCCTCAACGCCGACGCCCCGAACGTGGAACTGCGCTCGATCACCGTCGAGGAAAAAGACGGCGTGGTCCTCTACCAGCTGGAAACCGAAGGCAACTTCTACCGGGCCGAGAAACTGCCGCTCTACCACGGCGGCGACAACCTGGTGCTCGGCGACGGCAAGTTGCTCGGCAGCCTGGAAGTGACCGAAGAGTTCGACACCGTGCCCGAGGCGGAGGAGGTATTTACCCTGCCGTCCTCTTTTCATAACATCTTCATCGAGGAAGACGAGGACCGGTTCGTCTTCCACGGCCGGTTCGAGAAGGGCACCCTGGCCATGCTCTGTCTGGAGAACGAGAAGGAGAGCCACAACTACTTCCTCAATACCTCGGCCACCTGGCATCTGGCGATGTGCTCCGGCGCCTTTCTGGAAAAGGACGAGCGGGACATCAAGATGCATGTGAGCAAGCTGGGCCTCAGCGGGGTGTTCAAGGTCAAGTTGATCATCAATGACAAGAAGTACCAGACCGGGGTGACCATCTGCTGTTCATGA
- a CDS encoding gamma-glutamylcyclotransferase family protein, with amino-acid sequence MNQFLFVYGTLKQGFPNHSLMKGAYCIGAGHTARKFAMYKHVVPYVIKGQAVTHIHGEVYSIHPSMLETLDLFEGNPVWNCRELVDVVLDADASQVSAWMYFSDTAVGDLVESGVYTRD; translated from the coding sequence ATGAATCAGTTCCTTTTTGTCTATGGCACGCTCAAACAGGGCTTCCCCAATCATTCCCTGATGAAAGGAGCCTATTGTATCGGTGCCGGTCATACCGCCCGGAAATTCGCCATGTACAAGCACGTCGTCCCCTACGTGATCAAGGGCCAGGCCGTGACCCACATCCATGGCGAAGTCTACTCCATCCACCCCTCCATGCTGGAGACATTGGATCTGTTTGAAGGCAATCCGGTGTGGAATTGCCGCGAGCTGGTGGATGTGGTCCTTGATGCCGATGCATCGCAGGTATCGGCGTGGATGTACTTCAGCGATACCGCCGTAGGTGATTTGGTCGAATCCGGCGTGTACACCAGAGACTGA
- a CDS encoding MFS transporter gives MQHELNDTTPCGLGDKSGMTGRFANNYFDGIPVRGIHATLFFIIMAAYFFEQFDNWNFGFAAPAIAQSWGLKPTDIATILFWYFIGMTSGGFLGGVISDFIGRRPTFLISIVIFSVSSVITGFTNDFVVFTLFRALTGFGVFCMMVTSQAYIAEMAPCESRGMWQGRVAAIGFCAVPVVALICRMVIPMAEEAWRFIFYAGGLGVVPFVLGLKYLKESPRWLVAHGRIKEAEEIVTYLTGKDIDLSEAAKNVQPKIAVTDVLIGMFTRKYIGRTLLIMLLFVCITPAGFLLTTWTTQLLKMLGFSVKESLTAMTIISVGVPVGCFLNSLVSDLGGRKLPLAVLSVLAAITALIFGGMKSLILLTILGFAVTVFNMALNFTLFSYTAESYPTRMRNTATGFHNGLARLSVSASQPLIPMIHASYGFAGIFTSVAILFFLPVIPLLIWGQRTGGKSLEEIE, from the coding sequence ATGCAGCACGAACTGAACGACACCACCCCCTGCGGCCTGGGCGACAAGTCCGGCATGACCGGGCGTTTCGCCAACAATTACTTCGACGGCATCCCCGTCCGCGGCATCCATGCGACCCTGTTCTTCATCATCATGGCCGCCTACTTCTTCGAGCAGTTCGACAACTGGAACTTCGGCTTCGCCGCTCCGGCCATTGCCCAGTCCTGGGGCCTGAAACCCACCGACATCGCCACCATCCTTTTCTGGTACTTCATCGGCATGACCTCGGGCGGCTTTCTCGGCGGCGTCATTTCCGACTTCATCGGCCGGCGGCCAACCTTCCTCATCTCCATCGTTATTTTCTCGGTGAGCTCGGTGATCACCGGCTTCACCAATGACTTTGTCGTGTTCACCCTTTTCCGGGCGTTGACCGGTTTTGGCGTGTTCTGCATGATGGTCACCTCCCAGGCCTACATTGCCGAGATGGCGCCCTGCGAGAGCCGCGGCATGTGGCAGGGGAGGGTGGCTGCCATCGGCTTCTGCGCCGTGCCGGTGGTCGCCCTCATCTGCCGGATGGTCATTCCCATGGCCGAGGAAGCCTGGCGGTTCATCTTCTATGCCGGTGGCCTGGGTGTGGTGCCTTTTGTGCTCGGCCTCAAGTACCTCAAGGAGTCGCCCCGCTGGCTGGTGGCCCATGGCCGCATCAAGGAGGCCGAAGAGATTGTCACCTACCTGACCGGCAAGGATATCGACCTGTCCGAGGCCGCCAAAAACGTACAACCGAAGATCGCCGTCACCGACGTGCTCATCGGCATGTTCACCCGCAAGTACATCGGCCGCACCTTGTTGATCATGCTGCTGTTCGTCTGCATTACCCCAGCCGGCTTCCTGCTGACCACCTGGACCACCCAACTGCTCAAGATGCTTGGCTTCTCTGTCAAGGAGAGCCTCACCGCCATGACCATCATCAGCGTGGGCGTGCCTGTGGGCTGTTTTCTCAATTCGCTGGTCTCCGACCTGGGCGGCCGCAAACTGCCGCTGGCCGTTCTCAGCGTCCTGGCTGCGATCACCGCGCTGATCTTCGGCGGCATGAAGAGCCTCATCCTGCTCACCATCCTTGGCTTCGCGGTGACCGTTTTCAACATGGCGCTGAACTTCACCCTGTTCTCCTACACAGCGGAGAGCTACCCGACCCGCATGCGCAACACCGCCACCGGTTTCCACAACGGCCTGGCCCGACTGTCGGTGTCCGCCTCCCAGCCGCTGATTCCCATGATCCATGCCTCCTACGGGTTCGCCGGCATCTTTACTTCGGTGGCCATCCTCTTCTTCCTGCCGGTCATTCCGCTGCTCATCTGGGGCCAGCGTACCGGCGGCAAGAGTCTGGAGGAAATCGAATAA
- a CDS encoding ATP-binding protein, which produces MSERTPQPSTVLACLSILPCLLALLLIGPTPLRAAESQPLGDNEKRVVILYSQPRDFPATEMVEQGIQEALNAERRLTVQLFSEYLDLSRFRDTPQRQALADLLDQRYSNGQIALLICVDVPAALFLMEYGEQLFPEIPVVMCAIPERLKDSLLASPLGGRVSGIIEPALVARQLVESAFLFKPATKQAVLVAGAFENDQARAVALREALQTVRPDVELIDLTGRSLGEILERCEKLPRDAVIFFSTLFVDGKGRSFVPKNVLQSIAAVTDKPIFGPYESYMGYGIVGGPLISLRLEGKMAAEAALRILGGQPFEAGSFSGVNTQRTLYDWRQLNRHAIADTLLPPKSTILFREATLWDQYKYSLIGIVALVTLQSLLIIGLVVNLRQRKKAETALRASQRELQTLAGRLISSQEEELSRLAREFHDDFAQRLAAVAIETGTLEIHSQQLDPPAREKIGHVKDQLIRLSDDIHAISRELHPAILKDLGLGRAVNSLCINFADRENIPVDCHFEPLPDDIPPQTSLCIYRVIQESLRNIAKHARARHVDISLKLSANHLLATIEDDGAGFEPKCARHTPGIGLASMRERVQYVKGEFTIQSEPGQGTVIELSIPLQRVEYEKTKNTVG; this is translated from the coding sequence ATGTCCGAGAGAACACCGCAGCCGTCAACCGTCCTTGCCTGTTTGTCGATCCTCCCCTGCCTCCTCGCCCTGCTGCTCATCGGGCCAACGCCCCTTCGGGCCGCAGAATCCCAGCCGCTTGGCGACAATGAAAAACGGGTCGTGATCCTCTACTCGCAGCCGCGCGATTTTCCCGCCACCGAAATGGTGGAACAGGGAATCCAGGAGGCGCTGAACGCGGAGCGGCGTTTGACCGTCCAGCTCTTTTCCGAGTATCTCGATCTCTCCCGCTTTCGTGATACCCCCCAGCGTCAGGCCTTGGCGGACCTGCTTGATCAGCGCTACAGCAATGGCCAGATTGCCCTGCTCATCTGTGTGGACGTCCCGGCTGCCTTGTTTCTCATGGAATATGGGGAGCAACTGTTTCCGGAAATCCCGGTGGTGATGTGCGCCATCCCCGAGCGGCTCAAGGATTCCTTGCTCGCCTCGCCGCTTGGCGGACGGGTCAGTGGTATCATCGAGCCCGCCCTGGTGGCGCGGCAACTGGTGGAATCGGCCTTTCTGTTCAAGCCCGCCACCAAGCAGGCGGTGCTGGTGGCCGGAGCTTTTGAAAACGACCAGGCCCGTGCCGTTGCCCTGCGCGAGGCGCTGCAAACCGTGCGGCCGGATGTGGAACTGATTGATCTGACCGGACGTTCGCTGGGAGAGATTCTGGAACGGTGCGAGAAGCTGCCGCGGGATGCGGTCATTTTTTTCTCGACCCTTTTCGTCGACGGCAAAGGTCGCAGTTTTGTGCCCAAAAATGTCCTGCAGTCGATCGCCGCCGTCACTGACAAGCCGATTTTCGGCCCCTACGAATCCTATATGGGGTATGGAATTGTTGGCGGTCCGTTGATTTCCCTGCGCCTCGAGGGCAAGATGGCCGCCGAGGCGGCCTTGCGTATCCTGGGAGGCCAGCCCTTCGAGGCTGGATCGTTCAGCGGCGTCAACACCCAGCGCACCCTCTATGATTGGCGGCAGCTCAACCGCCATGCCATCGCGGACACTCTCCTGCCACCCAAGAGCACAATCCTCTTTCGTGAAGCAACCCTCTGGGATCAATATAAGTATTCGCTGATCGGCATCGTGGCCCTGGTCACCTTGCAGTCGCTGCTGATCATCGGATTGGTGGTCAATCTCCGCCAAAGAAAGAAGGCGGAGACCGCGTTGCGTGCCAGTCAGCGAGAACTGCAAACCCTGGCCGGACGTCTGATTTCCTCGCAGGAGGAGGAATTGAGCCGCTTGGCGCGCGAATTTCATGACGATTTTGCCCAGCGTCTGGCCGCGGTGGCCATCGAGACCGGGACCCTGGAGATTCACTCGCAGCAGCTCGACCCTCCGGCCAGAGAAAAGATCGGTCACGTCAAGGATCAGCTGATCAGGCTCTCCGATGACATTCACGCCATCTCCAGGGAACTGCACCCGGCAATTCTCAAGGATCTCGGCCTGGGGCGGGCGGTCAACTCCCTGTGTATCAATTTTGCCGACCGCGAGAATATTCCGGTGGATTGTCATTTCGAGCCCCTCCCCGACGATATTCCGCCCCAGACCTCCCTGTGCATCTACCGGGTGATCCAGGAAAGTCTGCGCAACATAGCCAAGCACGCCCGTGCCCGGCACGTCGATATTTCCCTCAAGCTCTCGGCCAATCATCTGCTGGCGACCATCGAGGACGACGGGGCCGGTTTCGAGCCCAAATGCGCCCGCCACACCCCGGGCATCGGTCTGGCGAGCATGCGGGAGCGGGTTCAATACGTCAAGGGCGAGTTCACCATCCAGTCCGAACCTGGACAGGGAACGGTGATCGAACTGTCCATTCCCCTGCAGAGGGTGGAGTATGAAAAAACCAAGAATACTGTTGGCTGA
- a CDS encoding response regulator produces the protein MKKPRILLADDHRMVAEGLRGLLEPDYQLVGIVEDGRALLEAADRLMPDVVVADVSMPLLNGIEAVRQLKKKNKEIAVVFLTMHLDVAYAASAFEAGASGYVLKHSAPSELLVAIGSALKGRTYITPLLAGELLNYQRNRPSGDQEGGVARLTARQREVLQLIAEGLSVKEAAAVLGISSRTVEFHKYSMMEILGLKSSAELMRFAVEHGIK, from the coding sequence ATGAAAAAACCAAGAATACTGTTGGCTGATGACCATCGCATGGTGGCCGAGGGGCTGCGCGGCCTGCTGGAGCCGGACTATCAACTGGTCGGCATCGTCGAGGATGGCCGGGCCCTGCTTGAGGCGGCGGACCGGCTCATGCCCGACGTGGTGGTGGCGGATGTCTCCATGCCGCTGCTGAACGGGATCGAGGCGGTACGGCAGCTCAAGAAGAAAAACAAGGAAATCGCGGTGGTCTTTCTCACCATGCACCTCGATGTCGCCTACGCGGCCAGTGCCTTCGAAGCCGGCGCCTCGGGATATGTGCTCAAACATTCGGCTCCGTCGGAGCTGCTGGTCGCCATCGGCAGCGCGCTCAAGGGACGAACCTACATCACGCCGTTGCTGGCCGGTGAACTGCTCAACTACCAGCGCAACCGGCCCAGCGGCGACCAAGAGGGCGGGGTTGCCCGTCTGACCGCACGCCAGCGCGAGGTGCTGCAGTTGATTGCCGAGGGACTTTCGGTCAAGGAGGCCGCCGCCGTGCTCGGTATTTCCTCCCGCACGGTGGAGTTTCATAAATACAGCATGATGGAGATCTTGGGACTGAAAAGTTCAGCTGAATTGATGCGCTTTGCCGTCGAACACGGCATCAAGTGA
- a CDS encoding transporter — MIEKKTHQAFVCCMMLSCLTAMHAAAADSTVTEQPQTEKMGGLSGTPVNSAISGGGLVPKGLLLSALNFSYRDKDDIVDDAGFGARTMESELYLLKLRYGLTERVEIAFVPGYINNHRDAYGNLASDRIDGPTDFALGASYAIMSQRLGDPLSLAATLGVNMPTGQEGPDHPVGGDVWSYNAKIGVTKVWHPKHRVDWDLGFVQPTETGNQGVKKDTAWTMTGSYHYVFNPHFDIGLEFTAENCRSWERAGRDMNNDATEVYVGPTANYVMPQWNMWLGAGLFVPVVRDYDVATASDDIRIEIKLGKIWSF; from the coding sequence ATGATTGAAAAGAAAACACACCAGGCATTCGTTTGCTGCATGATGCTCTCCTGTCTGACAGCCATGCATGCGGCGGCTGCGGACAGCACAGTGACCGAACAGCCGCAAACGGAAAAGATGGGAGGACTGAGCGGCACGCCGGTCAACTCCGCCATCAGCGGCGGCGGACTGGTGCCCAAGGGGCTGCTGCTGAGCGCGTTGAATTTTTCCTATCGAGACAAGGATGACATCGTCGACGACGCCGGCTTTGGCGCCAGGACCATGGAGAGCGAACTGTACCTGCTCAAGCTGCGCTACGGCCTCACCGAGCGGGTCGAGATCGCCTTTGTGCCGGGATACATCAACAATCACCGCGACGCCTACGGCAACTTAGCTTCGGATCGCATCGATGGGCCGACAGATTTCGCCCTGGGCGCCTCCTACGCCATCATGTCCCAGCGGCTGGGCGATCCTCTGAGCCTGGCCGCCACCCTGGGCGTCAACATGCCCACCGGCCAGGAAGGCCCGGATCATCCGGTTGGCGGCGATGTCTGGTCCTACAATGCCAAGATCGGCGTCACCAAGGTCTGGCATCCCAAGCACCGGGTGGACTGGGACCTGGGCTTTGTGCAACCGACCGAAACCGGCAACCAGGGGGTGAAAAAGGATACCGCCTGGACCATGACCGGCAGCTACCATTACGTGTTCAATCCGCATTTCGACATCGGTCTGGAATTCACCGCTGAAAACTGCCGCTCGTGGGAACGCGCCGGCAGGGATATGAACAATGACGCCACTGAAGTGTATGTGGGCCCAACGGCCAACTATGTGATGCCGCAATGGAATATGTGGCTGGGCGCGGGTCTGTTTGTTCCGGTGGTGCGGGATTACGACGTGGCCACCGCCTCCGATGATATCCGCATCGAGATCAAGCTGGGGAAAATCTGGAGCTTTTGA
- a CDS encoding HU family DNA-binding protein yields the protein MNKKELVESMAEAAEISKAAAEKALNGMLMAVSDALAKGDKVTLVGFGTFSTVKRTERKAKNPRTGAMIEIPSKTIAKFKPGSKLSDAVN from the coding sequence ATGAATAAAAAGGAACTGGTTGAGTCCATGGCGGAGGCGGCAGAAATCAGTAAGGCCGCGGCCGAAAAAGCGCTGAATGGAATGCTTATGGCTGTCTCTGACGCACTGGCCAAGGGAGACAAGGTAACCCTGGTTGGCTTCGGAACATTTTCCACCGTCAAACGCACCGAACGCAAAGCGAAAAATCCTCGTACCGGTGCAATGATCGAAATCCCCTCCAAAACGATCGCCAAGTTCAAACCGGGCAGCAAACTGTCTGACGCTGTCAACTAA
- a CDS encoding thioredoxin domain-containing protein, which yields MIVCPGCGAKNRIPPEKQHLTPKCGRCGTSLAGAPVSGLVNPILDAQFHQWIERSPLPVLLDLYSPTCGPCRTIAPTIEALAREYAGRLLVFKLDTSTQQMTAARFQIRGVPTLLFFKEGQMVDQLVGAVPRTEIEQRILSLLR from the coding sequence ATGATCGTCTGCCCCGGATGCGGGGCCAAAAACAGAATTCCCCCGGAAAAGCAGCACCTGACCCCCAAATGCGGCCGGTGCGGCACGTCGCTTGCCGGCGCGCCGGTGTCCGGTCTGGTCAACCCGATCCTCGACGCCCAATTCCATCAGTGGATCGAACGGTCGCCCCTGCCGGTCCTGCTTGATTTGTATTCGCCCACCTGCGGCCCCTGCCGGACCATCGCCCCGACCATCGAGGCACTGGCCCGCGAGTATGCCGGCCGGCTGCTGGTGTTCAAACTCGACACCTCGACCCAGCAGATGACCGCGGCCCGATTTCAGATTCGCGGGGTGCCGACCCTGCTGTTTTTCAAGGAAGGGCAGATGGTCGATCAGTTGGTCGGCGCCGTTCCTCGTACGGAAATTGAACAGCGGATCCTTTCCCTGTTGCGGTAA
- a CDS encoding heparan-alpha-glucosaminide N-acetyltransferase domain-containing protein, whose product MPPQPPAPPIDLPFGPGTAPLSRQGEERGRFLFVDAMRGLAMMVMIEVHTINSLMQPGYRRVTWFGLLDFLNGLVAPAFLFVAGFAFLLANERCRDELGTGGPPLMRTVGRIGLIWLTGYLLHIPYFSLHDWHQLATPEQWRQFFSVDVLQCIACGLSILLGARLLANNERTFSLTIGLLLCLAVLPAPWVYRTDLGWLPFGVAAYLRPLGSTLFPLLPWFGFMAAGVLAGRLFLDARQRGDENRWVARMALLGTGLSAVSLPLLFVLKDQLGWIVDERPHLLFFTGRLGCVLLLLALCHLVCHGKTRGISLLRYSSRESLMVYFVHLQILYRPFWEGKSLVMRVGQQYSLVASLGMALLLVSLMLPLAWGWHRVKQRYRRASRHLLHLVLVGGTVLFLVG is encoded by the coding sequence ATGCCGCCTCAACCACCAGCGCCGCCGATTGACCTGCCCTTTGGTCCGGGGACAGCTCCCCTCAGTCGGCAGGGCGAAGAAAGGGGGCGGTTTTTGTTTGTCGATGCGATGCGCGGTCTGGCCATGATGGTCATGATCGAGGTGCACACGATCAACAGCCTGATGCAGCCCGGATACCGCCGGGTTACCTGGTTTGGTCTGCTCGATTTTCTCAACGGCCTGGTGGCCCCCGCCTTTCTCTTTGTCGCCGGTTTTGCCTTTCTCCTGGCCAACGAACGCTGCCGTGACGAGCTGGGCACTGGCGGGCCGCCGCTGATGCGCACCGTGGGGCGGATCGGCCTGATCTGGCTGACCGGCTACCTGCTCCATATTCCGTACTTTTCGCTCCACGATTGGCACCAGTTGGCCACCCCTGAACAGTGGCGGCAGTTTTTCAGCGTCGATGTGCTGCAGTGCATCGCCTGTGGCCTGTCGATCCTTCTGGGCGCGCGCCTGCTGGCTAACAATGAGCGAACCTTTTCCCTGACCATCGGTCTGCTGCTCTGTTTGGCGGTGCTGCCGGCCCCTTGGGTCTACCGGACCGATCTTGGTTGGCTGCCGTTCGGGGTGGCCGCCTATCTTCGCCCCCTCGGCTCGACGCTCTTTCCCCTGCTACCCTGGTTCGGCTTCATGGCCGCAGGGGTGCTGGCCGGCCGTCTGTTTCTCGACGCGCGGCAAAGGGGCGACGAAAATCGCTGGGTGGCGAGGATGGCCCTGTTGGGCACGGGACTGAGCGCAGTCAGTCTGCCGTTGCTCTTTGTGCTCAAGGACCAGCTGGGATGGATTGTCGACGAGCGTCCCCATCTGCTGTTTTTCACCGGCCGGCTCGGTTGCGTTCTCCTGCTGCTGGCTCTTTGTCACTTGGTGTGTCACGGAAAGACACGGGGTATTTCCCTGCTGCGTTACTCCAGCCGGGAATCGCTCATGGTGTACTTCGTCCATTTGCAGATCCTCTACCGGCCGTTCTGGGAGGGCAAGTCATTGGTGATGCGGGTTGGGCAGCAGTATAGCCTTGTCGCCTCGCTGGGCATGGCCCTGCTGCTCGTCAGTCTGATGCTGCCCCTGGCCTGGGGCTGGCATCGGGTCAAGCAGCGCTATCGGCGTGCCAGCCGTCACCTGCTGCACCTCGTCCTGGTGGGCGGCACCGTTCTGTTTCTCGTTGGTTGA